The genomic stretch TTGCGGCATACATGCATAGGTTGCAACAAATGAAACATGATGAAAAGAGGTGAAACCGATTGAATAATAGATTAAAAAGTTTTCTTGAAGAACTGGAGTATATTAAGGATTATATTCCCCCAGAGGCCTTCAATGATCTGGTGATAAAGGCAACTGCTATGGCGGAAAGGGATGATAGGCTTTTAACAGCGCCGGAGGTGGCAAAGAGACTGGGTGTGAGCAGGACAACGATCTGGCGGTGGTCAAAAAATAAAATTATAAGGGTTTGCCAGCTCCCCGGCGGGCAGGTCCGGATCAG from Bacillota bacterium encodes the following:
- a CDS encoding helix-turn-helix domain-containing protein; protein product: MNNRLKSFLEELEYIKDYIPPEAFNDLVIKATAMAERDDRLLTAPEVAKRLGVSRTTIWRWSKNKIIRVCQLPGGQVRIRESDLEEFIDKHKLIKKN